In the Pedobacter cryoconitis genome, ATGCAAAATATCGTTTCCTTTCTATCGATGATACGCAGCGGCATTTACGCGCTGCGGTATTCGGCAGGGTAAGTACCAGTAAGCGGCCAACTTATACAGAAGACATCAATCTGGAAGGCGATAACAGCGGGGTTCAGGGTGGTTTAGTTGTGACTCAGCTACTTCATAAACTAGCTTTATCGGGTACAGTAAGCTATACCAAAGCTTTTGATGTGGAAAGTCAGCGGGTAGCGGGAACCTTACAGCCTGATCAGATGATTGGCTATAGTTTATCTTCAGGATACCTGGTCCTTCCATTCGTCTATAAAAACTACAATCAGCCGAATTTCAATGTTTACTTTGAAATGCTGGGTAAAACAAATCCGGCAAATGGGAGGTCTTACCTCGATCTTGCACCCGCTTTACAGGTTATCCTGAATAGCAGGACACGTATAGATCTGGGATACAGATTCCAGGTAGCAGGAGATATGGCTGGCAGATATAATAAAAACATGTACCTGGTCCGTGCAGAGTTTAATTTCTTTAACGTTTTAAAATAAAAATATGAAAACAGTAATTTTAGGTTTAGCTCTATTTTTAGGGACATTGGTACAACCTGCCCTTGCGCAGAAAGCTGACGTATCTGGTAAATTTAACCAGAGTTTAAAAAGCTATTATGCTTTAAAGAATGCATTGGCGACGGATAAATCGGAGGAAGCTCCAAAATTAGCACTGGCCTTACAAACTGCGGTCAAAGAAGTCCCGCATAAAGGATTTAAGGAGACTAAACAACACTTATTATGGATGTCTGAATCGGCTGTAATTCAGCAAAAAGCATTGGAGTTAAGCAAAAGTAATGACCTGAAAAATCAACGCAAAAGCTTTGAAGGAATCAGTATTGCGTTTATTAAATTAGCCAAAGAATTGAAGTT is a window encoding:
- a CDS encoding DUF3347 domain-containing protein — translated: MKTVILGLALFLGTLVQPALAQKADVSGKFNQSLKSYYALKNALATDKSEEAPKLALALQTAVKEVPHKGFKETKQHLLWMSESAVIQQKALELSKSNDLKNQRKSFEGISIAFIKLAKELKLNTQEAFVQYCPMGKFSWLNEVKEIQNPYYGSQMYDCGTVKDTLEKN